The Rhodoferax sediminis genome has a segment encoding these proteins:
- a CDS encoding NeuD/PglB/VioB family sugar acetyltransferase: MTLPLFAVYGVSGCGRGVMPLARAQLLRQGIAATQLVFVDDQPKAPMVNGQRVLRYAEFLQAQAGARHAVLAIANSVVREKLAARCAADGVQPWTVAAANVVTMDEVTLGEGAVLSPFVTLTSNIRVGRHFHANLYSYVEHDCVIGDFVTFAPGVQCNGNIVIEDHAYIGTGAVIKQGKPGQPLVIGRGAVVGMGAVVTRDVPPGVTVVGNPAKPFLKG; this comes from the coding sequence ATGACACTGCCTCTTTTTGCCGTATACGGTGTCAGCGGCTGCGGTCGAGGGGTGATGCCACTGGCGCGTGCGCAATTGCTGCGCCAGGGCATTGCGGCCACGCAACTGGTGTTTGTGGACGACCAGCCCAAGGCGCCCATGGTCAATGGCCAACGGGTGCTGCGCTATGCGGAATTCCTGCAGGCGCAAGCCGGCGCTCGTCATGCGGTGCTGGCCATTGCCAACAGTGTCGTGCGCGAGAAGCTGGCCGCGCGTTGCGCCGCCGATGGCGTGCAGCCGTGGACGGTGGCCGCCGCCAACGTGGTCACCATGGACGAGGTGACGCTGGGCGAGGGCGCGGTGCTGAGCCCCTTTGTCACGCTCACGTCCAATATCCGTGTCGGACGACACTTTCATGCCAATCTGTACAGTTATGTGGAGCACGACTGCGTGATCGGCGATTTCGTCACCTTCGCGCCAGGGGTTCAGTGCAATGGCAACATCGTCATCGAGGACCACGCCTACATTGGTACGGGCGCTGTCATCAAGCAGGGCAAGCCGGGGCAGCCGCTGGTGATTGGCCGGGGGGCTGTGGTTGGCATGGGCGCGGTGGTCACGCGCGACGTGCCGCCCGGTGTCACCGTGGTGGGCAACCCGGCGAAGCCATTTTTGAAAGGTTGA
- a CDS encoding transcriptional regulator, producing the protein MSIAEAFFSESQSRVYPWLFGQPERSYHLSELRRLTGLGSASLQRELNRLTDAGLVHSERVGNLRRFSANPQSPVFGELVALTRKTLGAVPLLRDALTPLTPHLQAAWLYGSMARQTDTAQSDIDVMLVGTDLLLGDVLERLVPVEALLGRKINPSCYTPQEFERRRAEPDSFVNRVLSQPTVALIGDAHEPARAG; encoded by the coding sequence ATGTCGATTGCTGAAGCGTTCTTTTCAGAGAGCCAGTCAAGGGTTTACCCGTGGCTATTTGGGCAGCCTGAACGCAGCTACCACCTGAGCGAATTGCGGCGTCTTACCGGCTTGGGCAGCGCATCTTTGCAGCGGGAGCTCAATCGCTTGACCGATGCGGGGCTGGTGCATTCAGAGCGGGTCGGCAACCTGCGGCGCTTCAGCGCCAACCCGCAAAGCCCCGTTTTTGGTGAATTGGTCGCGTTGACGCGCAAGACGCTTGGCGCGGTGCCCCTGTTGCGGGACGCATTGACGCCTTTGACACCGCATCTGCAAGCTGCGTGGCTCTATGGATCGATGGCCAGGCAAACAGATACGGCGCAAAGCGATATTGATGTGATGCTGGTCGGGACCGATCTCTTGCTGGGCGACGTTCTGGAGCGGCTTGTACCGGTAGAGGCGCTATTGGGTCGAAAAATCAATCCAAGCTGCTATACACCCCAGGAGTTTGAACGACGCCGAGCCGAGCCCGATTCGTTTGTCAATCGTGTCTTGTCGCAGCCGACTGTCGCATTGATTGGAGATGCCCATGAGCCTGCCCGCGCTGGATAA
- a CDS encoding antitoxin, translating into MDTARLFQSGRSQAVRLPKEYRFEGVEVAVRHFGNGVLLLPVNEPWAMLDAALDAFEPGFQISRDQPAAQAREEIAS; encoded by the coding sequence ATGGATACCGCACGTCTTTTTCAGTCGGGGCGCAGCCAGGCGGTTCGTCTGCCCAAAGAGTACCGTTTTGAGGGCGTGGAGGTCGCTGTGCGGCATTTCGGAAACGGAGTCTTGCTGCTGCCGGTGAATGAGCCTTGGGCCATGCTTGACGCGGCGCTGGACGCTTTCGAGCCGGGGTTTCAGATCAGCCGCGATCAGCCCGCCGCGCAGGCCCGCGAGGAGATCGCGTCTTGA
- a CDS encoding polysaccharide biosynthesis protein — MLLDICLALFSVWAAFYLRVDQVGWPQGQQKYVYALAPLIAVPIFIRFGLYRAIFRYTGLAAMASTAKAIALYAALFFAALLYFKWQGVPRTVGLIQPLLFLLLVGTSRAMARFWLAGVGGKKPHAEGRMLIYGAGEAGVQTALALGVARQFVLLGFIDDDVSKAGQSINGVDIMTPAEVPGAIERMGVTDILLAMPVVGRARRNEIIDSLRGLPVHVRTLPGMGDLAAGRVTMQDFQELDVEDLLGRAPVPPNPALLARHLAGKTVLVTGAGGSIGGELCRQIILEKPRHLVLVDHNEFGLYAIHGELLGLCADAALPVQLTPLLGSVRNYERMKEICQRYRPATVYHAAAYKHVPMVESNPTEGVLNNVLGTLNIARVAIETAVENFVLISTDKAVRPTNVMGATKRMAELVLQALADSPRVRFCALDGQPGPEVPNQTRFSMVRFGNVLGSSGSVVPLFRKQLRAGGPVTVTHEEVTRYFMTIPEAAQLVLQAGAMAEGGDVFVLDMGQPVKIMDLARRMVQLSGLSLRDADHPDGDIEIEIVGLRPGEKLYEELLIGDDPVSTAHERIMKAREDFVAWGELEQSLVALRRAANGNDAAAIRNIFMQLVSGYAPEPENRVA; from the coding sequence ATGCTGCTGGATATTTGTCTGGCCCTGTTCTCGGTGTGGGCCGCCTTTTACTTGCGGGTGGATCAGGTCGGCTGGCCGCAGGGGCAGCAAAAATATGTCTATGCCCTGGCGCCGTTGATTGCGGTGCCAATCTTTATCCGCTTCGGGCTGTACCGCGCGATCTTTCGCTATACAGGGCTGGCGGCCATGGCCAGTACGGCCAAGGCGATCGCCCTTTACGCAGCCCTGTTTTTTGCTGCGCTGCTGTATTTCAAATGGCAGGGCGTGCCGCGCACCGTCGGGCTGATCCAGCCGCTGTTGTTCCTGCTGCTGGTGGGCACCAGCCGTGCCATGGCCCGTTTCTGGCTGGCAGGGGTAGGAGGTAAAAAACCGCATGCCGAGGGGCGCATGCTGATCTACGGTGCGGGCGAGGCGGGAGTGCAAACCGCGCTGGCGCTGGGCGTGGCCCGGCAGTTTGTGCTGCTCGGGTTTATTGACGACGATGTGTCCAAGGCCGGGCAAAGCATCAACGGGGTCGACATCATGACGCCGGCCGAAGTGCCCGGCGCCATCGAGCGCATGGGGGTGACCGATATCCTGCTGGCCATGCCCGTGGTGGGCCGCGCGCGGCGCAACGAGATCATCGACAGCCTGCGCGGCTTGCCGGTGCACGTGCGCACCTTGCCGGGCATGGGCGACCTGGCGGCGGGGCGGGTCACCATGCAGGACTTCCAGGAGCTGGACGTGGAAGATCTGCTGGGGCGCGCCCCGGTGCCGCCGAATCCGGCCCTGCTGGCGCGCCACCTGGCCGGCAAGACGGTGCTGGTGACCGGGGCGGGCGGCAGCATTGGGGGGGAACTGTGCCGCCAGATCATTCTGGAGAAGCCACGCCATCTGGTGCTGGTGGATCACAACGAATTTGGGCTTTATGCGATTCATGGCGAACTGCTCGGCCTGTGCGCCGACGCGGCACTGCCCGTGCAGTTGACGCCCCTGCTGGGCAGCGTGCGCAATTACGAGCGCATGAAGGAAATTTGCCAGCGCTACCGGCCAGCCACCGTCTACCACGCCGCCGCCTACAAGCATGTGCCGATGGTCGAGAGCAACCCCACCGAAGGGGTGCTGAACAACGTGCTGGGCACCTTGAACATTGCGCGCGTTGCGATTGAGACGGCGGTAGAAAATTTTGTCCTGATTTCGACCGACAAGGCCGTGCGGCCCACCAACGTCATGGGCGCCACCAAGCGCATGGCCGAGCTGGTGCTGCAGGCGCTGGCGGACAGCCCGCGCGTGCGCTTTTGCGCGCTCGACGGCCAGCCCGGCCCTGAGGTGCCAAACCAGACGCGCTTTTCGATGGTGCGTTTCGGCAACGTGCTGGGCAGCAGCGGCAGCGTGGTGCCCCTGTTTCGCAAGCAGTTGCGGGCGGGTGGTCCGGTGACCGTCACGCACGAAGAGGTGACGCGCTATTTCATGACGATCCCTGAGGCGGCGCAACTGGTGTTGCAGGCCGGCGCCATGGCGGAAGGCGGTGACGTGTTTGTGCTGGACATGGGCCAGCCCGTGAAGATCATGGACTTGGCGCGGCGCATGGTTCAGCTCTCGGGCTTGTCGCTGCGCGACGCGGACCACCCGGATGGCGACATCGAAATCGAGATTGTCGGCCTGCGCCCCGGTGAAAAACTGTATGAAGAGCTGTTGATCGGCGACGACCCGGTATCCACGGCGCACGAGCGGATCATGAAGGCGCGCGAAGATTTTGTCGCCTGGGGCGAGCTCGAGCAATCCCTGGTAGCCCTGCGTCGTGCCGCCAACGGCAATGATGCGGCGGCGATCAGAAACATATTCATGCAATTGGTCAGCGGCTACGCGCCGGAGCCGGAAAATCGCGTGGCATGA
- the argB gene encoding acetylglutamate kinase, which produces MTDTTLIAPRDKAEILAQALPYIRKFHGKTMVIKYGGNAMTDPDLQADFAEDVVLLKLVGMNPVVVHGGGPQIETALNRLGKKGEFIQGMRVTDAETMEVVEWVLAGEVQQDIVGLINQAGGKAVGLTGRDGGLIRAQKLKMVDNQDPSKEHDVGQVGDIVSIDPGVVKALQDDAFIPVISPIGFGEHNESYNINADVVAGKLAIVLKAEKLVLLTNTPGVLDKSGKLLTDLTAREIDALFADGTISGGMLPKIAGALDAAKSGVNSVHIIDGRVPHAMLLEILTEQAYGTMIRSH; this is translated from the coding sequence ATGACCGACACCACCCTGATCGCCCCGCGCGACAAGGCCGAAATCCTGGCCCAGGCGCTGCCGTACATCCGCAAGTTTCATGGCAAGACCATGGTCATCAAATACGGCGGCAACGCCATGACCGACCCTGATCTGCAGGCCGACTTTGCCGAGGACGTGGTGCTGCTCAAGCTGGTCGGCATGAACCCGGTGGTGGTGCACGGCGGCGGCCCGCAGATCGAGACGGCGCTGAACCGGCTCGGCAAGAAGGGCGAGTTCATCCAGGGCATGCGCGTGACCGACGCCGAGACCATGGAGGTGGTCGAATGGGTGCTGGCCGGCGAGGTGCAGCAGGATATCGTGGGCCTGATCAACCAGGCCGGCGGCAAGGCGGTGGGGCTGACCGGGCGCGATGGCGGCCTGATCCGCGCGCAAAAGCTCAAGATGGTCGACAACCAGGACCCCAGCAAGGAGCACGACGTGGGCCAGGTCGGCGACATCGTGAGCATCGACCCGGGCGTGGTGAAGGCGCTGCAGGACGATGCCTTCATCCCCGTGATCAGCCCGATTGGCTTTGGCGAGCACAACGAGAGCTACAACATCAACGCCGATGTGGTGGCGGGCAAGCTGGCCATCGTGCTCAAGGCCGAGAAGCTGGTGCTGCTGACCAACACGCCCGGCGTACTGGACAAGTCCGGCAAGCTGCTGACCGACCTGACCGCGCGCGAGATCGACGCGCTGTTTGCCGACGGCACGATTTCCGGCGGCATGCTGCCCAAGATTGCCGGCGCGCTTGACGCGGCCAAGAGCGGCGTGAATTCGGTGCACATCATCGACGGCCGCGTGCCGCACGCGATGCTGCTGGAGATCCTGACCGAGCAGGCCTATGGGACGATGATTCGCTCGCATTGA
- a CDS encoding UxaA family hydrolase: protein MNPFIRLHPHDDVLIARSQLLGGATVEGIAVHGLIPPGHKIATHAIAAGEPVRRYNQIIGFASKPIAAGEHVHTHNLDMGPSKGDFVRDYAFGADVKPEPARREASFMGIRRADGRVATRNYIGVLTSVNCSATAARAIADHFSRQTNPGALADFPNVDGVVALTHGTGCGMDTEGMGMQILQRVLAGYATHANFAAVLVVGLGCEANQINAWLARSGLREGDTFKVFNIQDTGGTTKTVAKGVALINAMLPKVNNVRREPCSAEHITIGLQCGGSDGYSGISANPALGAAVDLLVAHGGSAILSETPEIYGAEHLLTRRAVKREVGEKLIARIKWWEHYTAINSGEMNNNPSPGNKAGGLTTILEKSLGAVAKGGTSNLQAVYEYAEPVDTHGFVYMDTPGYDPVSATGQVAGGANLICFTTGRGSAYGCAPSPSLKLATNSALWRRQEDDMDINCGEIIDGTASVAEMGQRIFDLVLATASGARSKSETHGYGQNEFVPWQVGAVM, encoded by the coding sequence GGCGGCGCCACCGTGGAAGGCATTGCCGTGCACGGCCTGATCCCGCCCGGCCACAAGATCGCCACGCACGCCATTGCCGCCGGCGAACCGGTGCGCCGCTACAACCAGATCATTGGTTTTGCGAGCAAGCCGATTGCCGCGGGCGAGCACGTGCACACGCACAACCTCGACATGGGACCCAGCAAGGGCGACTTTGTGCGCGACTATGCGTTCGGCGCCGACGTCAAGCCCGAGCCTGCGCGGCGCGAGGCCAGCTTCATGGGCATCCGGCGGGCCGACGGCCGGGTCGCCACGCGCAACTACATCGGCGTGCTCACCAGCGTGAACTGCTCTGCCACCGCCGCGCGCGCGATCGCCGACCACTTCTCGCGCCAGACCAACCCCGGGGCGCTGGCTGACTTTCCCAACGTCGACGGCGTGGTGGCACTGACGCACGGCACCGGCTGCGGCATGGACACCGAGGGCATGGGCATGCAGATCCTGCAGCGCGTGCTGGCCGGCTATGCCACGCATGCCAACTTCGCCGCCGTGCTGGTCGTCGGCCTGGGCTGCGAGGCGAACCAGATCAACGCCTGGCTGGCCAGGAGCGGCCTGCGCGAGGGCGACACCTTCAAGGTGTTCAATATTCAGGACACCGGCGGCACCACCAAGACCGTGGCCAAGGGCGTGGCGCTGATCAACGCGATGCTGCCCAAAGTGAACAACGTGCGGCGCGAACCGTGCAGCGCAGAGCACATCACCATCGGCCTGCAGTGCGGCGGCTCCGACGGCTACTCGGGCATCAGCGCGAACCCGGCGCTGGGGGCCGCGGTCGATTTGCTGGTGGCCCATGGCGGCAGCGCGATCCTGAGCGAGACCCCCGAGATCTACGGCGCCGAACACCTGCTGACGCGCCGCGCCGTCAAGCGCGAAGTCGGCGAGAAACTCATAGCGCGCATCAAGTGGTGGGAGCACTACACCGCGATCAACAGCGGCGAGATGAACAACAACCCCTCGCCCGGCAACAAGGCCGGCGGCCTCACGACCATTCTCGAAAAATCGCTCGGTGCCGTCGCCAAGGGCGGCACCAGCAACCTGCAGGCCGTGTACGAATACGCCGAGCCGGTCGATACGCATGGCTTCGTTTACATGGACACGCCCGGCTATGACCCGGTCAGCGCCACGGGCCAGGTCGCAGGCGGCGCGAACCTGATCTGCTTCACCACCGGGCGCGGTTCGGCCTACGGCTGCGCGCCCTCGCCTTCGCTCAAGCTCGCGACCAACTCGGCGCTGTGGCGCAGGCAGGAAGACGACATGGACATCAACTGCGGCGAGATCATCGACGGCACCGCCTCGGTCGCCGAGATGGGCCAGCGCATCTTCGATCTGGTGCTGGCCACGGCCTCGGGCGCACGCAGCAAAAGCGAGACGCACGGCTACGGCCAGAACGAGTTCGTGCCATGGCAGGTGGGCGCGGTGATGTAG
- a CDS encoding DegT/DnrJ/EryC1/StrS family aminotransferase — protein MLNTEFSPWPSFTEEEADAVRDVVLSNKVNYWTGQECRAFEKEFAAWTGTGHAVALANGTLALDVALKALGVGPDDEVVVTPRTFMASVSCVVNAGAMPVFADVEPDSGNLSAATIARVLTPATKAVICVHLAGWPCDMDPIMALAQAHDFKVIEDCAQAHGARYKDRSVGSIGHVGAWSFCQDKIMTTAGEGGMVTTNDHALWSSMWSYKDHGKSYEAVYERQHPPGFRWVHESFGTNWRMLEVQAAIGRIQLRRMADWTAKRTRHAEAIWAACRPHAVVRVPAVPAGSMHAHYKCYVYVRPDRLAPGWDRDRIVEAIKAEGVPCYQGSCSEVYLEKAFDHTGWRPAERLPVARELGETSLMFLVHPTLTEDEIAKTCKVLAAVLRQAGR, from the coding sequence GTGTTGAATACCGAATTTTCCCCGTGGCCGAGCTTTACCGAAGAAGAGGCCGATGCCGTGCGCGACGTTGTGCTGTCCAACAAGGTCAATTACTGGACCGGACAGGAATGCCGCGCGTTTGAAAAAGAGTTTGCCGCGTGGACGGGCACCGGGCATGCCGTGGCGCTGGCCAATGGCACGCTGGCGCTGGATGTCGCACTCAAGGCGCTGGGCGTTGGCCCGGACGACGAGGTGGTGGTGACGCCGCGCACCTTCATGGCCAGCGTCTCGTGCGTGGTCAATGCCGGCGCCATGCCGGTGTTTGCCGATGTGGAGCCCGACAGCGGCAACCTGTCTGCCGCCACGATCGCCCGGGTGCTCACGCCCGCGACCAAAGCGGTGATTTGCGTGCACCTGGCCGGCTGGCCCTGCGACATGGATCCGATCATGGCGCTGGCGCAGGCGCATGACTTTAAGGTGATCGAGGATTGCGCCCAGGCGCATGGCGCGCGCTATAAAGATCGTAGCGTTGGGTCTATAGGTCACGTGGGTGCGTGGTCATTTTGCCAGGACAAAATCATGACCACCGCAGGCGAGGGTGGCATGGTCACCACCAACGACCACGCGCTTTGGTCCAGCATGTGGTCGTACAAGGACCATGGCAAGAGCTACGAGGCGGTGTACGAGCGCCAGCATCCGCCGGGCTTTCGCTGGGTGCATGAAAGCTTTGGCACCAACTGGCGCATGCTGGAGGTGCAGGCCGCCATTGGCCGCATCCAGCTGCGCCGCATGGCCGACTGGACGGCGAAACGTACGCGACATGCCGAGGCGATTTGGGCCGCCTGCCGTCCGCATGCGGTGGTGCGTGTGCCAGCCGTGCCTGCGGGCAGCATGCATGCGCATTACAAATGCTATGTGTATGTGCGGCCTGATCGCCTGGCCCCTGGCTGGGATCGCGACCGCATTGTGGAAGCCATCAAGGCCGAAGGTGTTCCTTGCTACCAGGGGTCGTGCTCTGAGGTGTATCTCGAAAAGGCCTTCGACCATACCGGCTGGCGTCCGGCCGAGCGTCTGCCCGTAGCGCGTGAGTTGGGCGAAACCAGCCTGATGTTTCTGGTGCATCCCACGCTGACCGAGGATGAGATTGCGAAAACTTGCAAGGTGCTGGCCGCTGTTTTGAGGCAGGCAGGCCGCTGA
- a CDS encoding sugar transferase codes for MKRIFDTALSALSLLLLGLPLLFLMWQVRRKLGSPVFFRQIRPGLHGRPFRMVKFRTMTDACGPDGQLLPDADRLTAFGRFLRATSLDELPELWNVLRGDMSLVGPRPLLMEYLPLYSPEQARRHEVRPGITGWAQVNGRNALSWDDKFKLDVWYVDHRTLSLDVKILWRTVRKVLVRDGISAAGEATMPRFTGSQIGDKR; via the coding sequence GTGAAGCGAATTTTCGATACTGCTTTATCTGCCCTGTCCTTGCTGTTGCTAGGCCTGCCGCTATTATTTTTGATGTGGCAGGTGCGCCGCAAGCTGGGCAGCCCGGTGTTTTTTCGTCAAATTCGTCCAGGCCTGCATGGCCGGCCGTTCCGGATGGTCAAGTTCCGCACCATGACTGATGCATGCGGACCCGATGGCCAGTTGCTGCCCGATGCCGATCGCCTCACGGCCTTTGGCCGCTTCCTGCGTGCTACCAGCCTGGACGAGTTGCCCGAACTATGGAACGTGCTCAGGGGCGATATGAGCCTGGTCGGCCCGCGCCCGCTGCTCATGGAGTATTTGCCGCTGTACTCGCCCGAGCAGGCGCGCCGCCATGAGGTGCGCCCCGGCATCACCGGCTGGGCGCAGGTGAACGGCCGCAATGCGCTGAGTTGGGACGACAAGTTCAAGCTTGACGTCTGGTACGTTGACCACCGCACGCTGTCGCTGGACGTCAAGATTCTGTGGCGAACGGTGCGCAAGGTGCTGGTGCGCGACGGCATCAGCGCTGCGGGTGAAGCCACGATGCCGCGCTTCACCGGCTCGCAAATCGGGGACAAGCGATGA
- the slmA gene encoding nucleoid occlusion factor SlmA yields the protein MSDVELSTSSASPSAGEAAVPARKRPKPGERRVQILQALASMLEQPGAERITTAALAARLEVSEAALYRHFASKAQMFEGLIEFIEQTVFSLVNQITERETDGADAGIRQAGKVVHMLLQFAEKNPGMTRVMVGDALVFENERLQQRMNQFFDKIESTLKQSLRGAADANGSATPSVDAQVRASALTAFVVGRLQRFARSGFKRAPSEYLEASLALML from the coding sequence ATGTCCGACGTCGAGCTCTCCACTTCCTCCGCCAGCCCTTCCGCCGGCGAAGCCGCCGTCCCCGCACGCAAGCGGCCCAAGCCGGGCGAGCGGCGGGTGCAGATTCTGCAGGCGCTGGCCAGCATGCTGGAGCAGCCGGGGGCCGAGCGCATCACCACGGCGGCGCTCGCGGCGCGGCTCGAGGTGAGCGAGGCCGCGCTGTACCGCCACTTTGCCAGCAAGGCGCAGATGTTCGAGGGGCTGATCGAGTTCATCGAGCAGACGGTGTTTTCGCTGGTGAACCAGATCACCGAGCGCGAGACGGACGGCGCCGATGCCGGTATCCGCCAGGCCGGCAAGGTCGTCCACATGCTGCTGCAGTTCGCCGAGAAAAATCCCGGCATGACGCGCGTGATGGTGGGCGACGCGCTGGTGTTCGAGAACGAACGCCTGCAGCAGCGCATGAACCAGTTTTTCGACAAGATCGAATCGACGCTGAAACAAAGCCTGCGCGGCGCGGCCGATGCCAACGGTTCGGCCACGCCCAGTGTCGATGCGCAGGTGCGGGCGTCCGCACTCACCGCCTTCGTGGTGGGCCGGCTGCAGCGCTTTGCGCGCTCGGGTTTCAAGCGCGCACCCTCGGAGTATCTGGAAGCCAGTCTCGCGCTGATGCTATAA
- the vapC gene encoding type II toxin-antitoxin system tRNA(fMet)-specific endonuclease VapC, translating into MSYMLDTNICIYVINARPPAVLARFRQERMGNIGISSVTAAELAFGVAKSGSARNREALEMFLAPLDVLPFDASTIWQYGELRAGLERRGQPIGALDTMIAAHALASNTVLVTNNTREFARVPGLRLENWADEPPNSN; encoded by the coding sequence ATCAGCTACATGCTGGACACCAATATTTGCATTTATGTGATCAATGCCCGGCCGCCTGCGGTGTTGGCGCGCTTCAGGCAGGAGCGCATGGGGAATATCGGCATTTCCAGCGTCACGGCCGCGGAGTTGGCCTTTGGAGTGGCCAAAAGCGGTTCCGCTCGCAACCGGGAGGCGCTGGAGATGTTCCTGGCGCCGCTGGACGTCCTGCCTTTTGACGCCTCCACTATTTGGCAGTATGGGGAGTTGCGCGCAGGACTGGAGCGACGCGGCCAGCCCATCGGCGCACTTGACACGATGATCGCCGCCCATGCGCTGGCGTCCAATACCGTCCTGGTGACTAACAACACCCGCGAATTCGCCCGGGTGCCAGGGTTGCGGCTTGAGAATTGGGCGGATGAGCCGCCAAATTCCAATTAA
- a CDS encoding malate/lactate/ureidoglycolate dehydrogenase: protein MSKTLQAHTLRAQVATVLIASGSSATEAARVADNLVLANLSGHDSHGVGMLPRYVDAVLEGGLTPNAAVQTVLDAGSLLTLDGQRGYGQVVGEQAMQLGIARAKASGSCIMTLRNTHHLGRIGHFAEMAVAQDLVSLHFVNVLSRPVVAPWGGADGRYGTNPCCIGIPLAGREPFLLDFATSRVAQGKMRVAYNKGVQVEPGTLIDEHGHPTTDPGVVVVPQSNGLFGALMAFGEYKGYGMAVACELLGGALSGGGTWHRAPDSARAVVNGMLTILIDPAKLGTQAAFEQEAAAFIDWLKQGPVAPGFDAVRIAGEPEREARRARAVDGITLDDQTWAEMVAAGAKVGVNL from the coding sequence ATGTCAAAAACCCTCCAAGCCCATACCTTGCGGGCACAAGTAGCTACCGTTCTAATAGCATCCGGCAGCTCCGCCACCGAGGCCGCCAGGGTCGCCGACAACCTGGTGCTGGCCAACCTGAGCGGCCACGATTCGCACGGTGTGGGCATGCTGCCGCGCTATGTGGACGCGGTGCTGGAGGGCGGGCTCACGCCCAACGCGGCGGTACAGACCGTGCTCGACGCCGGCAGCCTGCTCACGCTCGATGGCCAGCGCGGCTACGGCCAGGTGGTGGGCGAGCAGGCCATGCAGCTCGGCATCGCGCGCGCCAAAGCATCGGGCAGCTGCATCATGACCCTGCGCAATACGCACCACCTGGGGCGTATCGGCCACTTTGCCGAGATGGCGGTGGCGCAGGATCTGGTGTCGCTGCACTTCGTCAACGTGCTGTCGCGCCCGGTGGTCGCGCCCTGGGGCGGGGCCGACGGCCGCTACGGCACCAACCCGTGCTGCATCGGCATCCCGCTGGCCGGCCGCGAACCTTTCCTGCTCGACTTTGCCACCAGCCGCGTGGCCCAGGGCAAGATGCGCGTGGCCTACAACAAGGGCGTCCAGGTCGAACCCGGCACGCTGATCGACGAGCACGGCCACCCCACCACCGACCCCGGCGTCGTCGTGGTGCCGCAAAGCAACGGCCTGTTCGGCGCGCTGATGGCGTTCGGCGAATACAAGGGCTACGGCATGGCCGTGGCGTGCGAGCTGCTGGGCGGCGCCTTGAGCGGCGGCGGCACCTGGCACCGCGCCCCCGACAGCGCCCGCGCCGTCGTCAACGGCATGCTGACCATCCTGATCGACCCCGCCAAACTCGGCACCCAGGCCGCGTTCGAACAGGAAGCCGCGGCATTTATCGACTGGTTGAAACAGGGCCCGGTGGCGCCGGGTTTTGACGCGGTGCGCATTGCCGGCGAGCCCGAGCGCGAAGCGCGGCGCGCGCGCGCGGTGGATGGCATTACGCTTGACGATCAGACCTGGGCCGAGATGGTGGCGGCTGGCGCCAAGGTGGGCGTGAATTTATAA